A single region of the Eulemur rufifrons isolate Redbay chromosome 8, OSU_ERuf_1, whole genome shotgun sequence genome encodes:
- the LOC138389132 gene encoding small ribosomal subunit protein uS8-like, with protein MVCHSGPAMAEALKSINNAKKRGKCQILIRPCSKVIVRFLTVMMKHGYTGEFEIIDDHRAGKTIVKLTGRLNKCGVISPRFDVQLKDLEKWQNNLLPSRQFGFTVLTISAGIMDHEEARRKHTRQKILVFFF; from the coding sequence ATGGTGTGCCACAGTGGTCCAGCCATGGCTGAAGCTCTTAAGAGCATCAACAATGCCAAAAAGAGAGGCAAATGTCAGATTCTTATAAGGCCGTGCTCCAAAGTCATTGTCCGGTTTCTAACTGTGATGATGAAGCATGGATACACTGGTGAATTTGAAATCATCGATGATCACAGAGCTGGGAAAACTATTGTGAAACTCACAGGCAGGTTAAACAAGTGTGGAGTGATCAGCCCCAGATTTGATGTGCAactcaaagatctagaaaaatgGCAGAATAATCTGCTCCCATCCCGCCAGTTTGGTTTCACTGTACTGACAATTTCAGCTGGCATCATGGACCATGaagaagcaagaagaaaacacacaagacAGAAGATCCTTGTATTCTTTTTCTAG